In Flavobacteriaceae bacterium, the following proteins share a genomic window:
- the gldC gene encoding gliding motility protein GldC — MANTHTSKIELTIGLDENRIPENLSWTAPDGGVMNEEAKAILLSVWDSKAKEALRIDLWTKDMPVDEMKIFFHQTLVAMSDTFNRATQDEKMTATMKDFCDYFAEKLELKNN; from the coding sequence ATGGCAAACACACATACTTCTAAAATTGAACTTACTATAGGATTAGATGAGAATAGGATTCCAGAAAATTTATCATGGACAGCTCCTGATGGAGGAGTAATGAATGAAGAGGCAAAGGCAATATTATTATCGGTTTGGGATAGTAAAGCAAAAGAAGCATTACGTATTGATTTATGGACCAAGGATATGCCTGTAGATGAAATGAAAATCTTTTTTCATCAAACTTTAGTAGCTATGAGTGATACATTTAATAGAGCAACTCAAGATGAAAAAATGACGGCTACAATGAAAGATTTTTGTGATTATTTTGCTGAAAAATTAGAGCTTAAAAATAATTAA
- a CDS encoding exosortase F system-associated protein — MNKIIKYGLVSLLIFLLVLIRVFQDELFYDPYLQFFQNDFLYIDSPRREVFKLTLFTTLRFILNTALSLGIIKLLLTDKSIVKFSAILYGIAYVILLILFLYFVLNPRQEDYYIFFNIRRFLIQPIILIVLLPAFYYYKLKQ; from the coding sequence ATGAATAAGATTATCAAATATGGTTTAGTAAGCTTACTAATATTTTTATTGGTTTTAATTCGTGTATTTCAAGATGAATTATTTTACGATCCTTATTTGCAATTTTTTCAAAACGATTTTTTATATATAGACTCTCCTCGTCGAGAAGTATTTAAATTAACTTTATTTACAACCTTAAGATTTATACTAAATACAGCATTATCACTAGGGATTATTAAATTGCTTTTAACAGATAAAAGCATTGTAAAGTTTTCAGCAATACTATATGGTATTGCATATGTTATTTTATTAATTTTATTCTTGTATTTTGTGTTAAACCCAAGACAAGAAGACTATTATATCTTTTTTAATATTCGAAGATTTCTTATTCAACCTATAATTTTAATCGTGTTATTACCTGCATTTTATTATTATAAATTAAAACAGTAA
- the gldB gene encoding gliding motility lipoprotein GldB: MRKLFSVIIIVFVLLFSCEKTNKLEEEIDSISMDVSVERFDQLFANTSPENLSKLKEEYSFMFSKRYNDSVWINRINDTLLQQLAIETKKKFSDFSEVESEIESFFKHLKHYNKTFKKPRIIGYTDYVDYRNKIFVTDSIVLIALDTYLGSTHEFYQDIQRYLVQNFESSQIVSDLASEYAKQKVYQSKRKTFLDEMIYYGKEYYFKDVMIPFKTDAEKIGYTSDQINWAIANEYNIWTYFVENELLFDTDTKLVVKFINPAPFSKFGLELDNESPGRLGRYIGWQIVKSYMDNNEVSLEKLLTTEAEEIFNKAKFKPRK; encoded by the coding sequence ATGCGAAAGTTATTTAGTGTTATTATAATTGTATTTGTTCTTCTTTTTTCTTGTGAGAAAACAAATAAGTTAGAGGAGGAAATAGATTCTATTTCGATGGATGTTTCTGTTGAGCGTTTTGATCAATTATTTGCAAATACATCTCCTGAAAATTTATCGAAGTTAAAAGAAGAATACTCATTTATGTTTTCTAAAAGGTATAACGATTCTGTTTGGATTAATAGAATTAATGATACTTTACTTCAACAATTAGCGATAGAAACCAAAAAGAAATTTAGTGATTTTAGTGAAGTAGAATCTGAAATAGAATCTTTTTTCAAGCACTTAAAACATTATAATAAAACATTTAAAAAACCAAGAATTATAGGTTATACAGATTATGTTGACTATAGAAATAAAATATTTGTAACAGATTCTATTGTTTTAATTGCATTAGATACTTATTTAGGAAGTACCCATGAATTTTACCAAGACATACAACGATATTTAGTGCAGAATTTTGAGTCCTCACAAATTGTTTCAGATTTAGCCTCAGAGTATGCTAAACAAAAAGTTTATCAATCTAAGCGGAAAACATTTTTAGATGAAATGATTTACTATGGTAAAGAATATTATTTTAAAGATGTAATGATTCCTTTTAAAACTGATGCAGAAAAAATTGGATATACATCTGATCAAATAAATTGGGCTATCGCTAATGAATATAATATCTGGACCTATTTTGTAGAAAACGAATTGTTATTTGATACAGATACTAAACTTGTAGTTAAGTTTATTAATCCGGCACCATTCTCGAAATTTGGATTAGAATTAGATAATGAATCTCCAGGACGCTTAGGTAGATATATAGGTTGGCAAATCGTTAAATCTTATATGGATAATAATGAAGTATCATTAGAAAAATTATTGACAACTGAAGCCGAAGAAATTTTTAATAAAGCAAAATTTAAACCACGCAAATAA
- the mreC gene encoding rod shape-determining protein MreC: MQQIINFIIRNKVFILFLLLFGIALSLTFQSHSYHKSKFINSANFLTGGVYGTVSSIGDYFNLKNENKILLEENNRLKSILFNTKGDDLNDSIIKIDSTSTYKLTSAKVYSHSYSSLNNYLLINKGKRDSIKEDYGVITSKGIIGIIDNTSKKYSRVISILNSNSRINAQLKNTNHFGVLKWDGKFPNIVQLEDVPKQAEIDLNIGDSIITGGFSTIFPKGIGIGSISSFELDETENYYTIQVNLFNDMTNIGHVYIIENRDAKEISTLNDQDE, translated from the coding sequence ATGCAACAAATAATTAACTTTATAATTAGAAACAAAGTTTTCATTTTGTTTTTGTTGCTTTTTGGGATAGCATTATCACTAACGTTTCAATCGCATTCTTATCATAAAAGTAAATTTATAAACTCTGCTAATTTTTTAACAGGTGGTGTTTATGGGACTGTAAGTAGTATTGGAGATTATTTTAATTTAAAAAATGAAAATAAAATTTTATTAGAAGAAAATAATCGTTTAAAATCAATTTTATTTAATACAAAAGGAGATGATTTAAATGATAGTATTATTAAGATAGATAGTACTAGTACTTACAAATTAACTTCTGCTAAAGTTTACAGCCATAGTTATTCTTCACTCAACAATTATTTATTAATAAACAAAGGAAAGCGAGACAGTATAAAAGAAGATTATGGGGTTATTACCTCAAAAGGTATTATTGGGATTATCGATAATACTTCTAAAAAATATTCTAGAGTTATTTCAATTCTAAACTCAAATAGCAGGATTAATGCACAACTAAAAAATACAAATCATTTTGGAGTATTAAAATGGGATGGCAAATTCCCTAATATAGTTCAACTTGAGGATGTTCCGAAACAAGCAGAAATAGATTTAAATATTGGCGATTCTATTATTACTGGAGGTTTTTCTACCATATTCCCTAAAGGAATAGGCATAGGTAGTATTTCTTCTTTTGAGCTTGATGAAACAGAGAATTATTATACTATTCAAGTTAATTTATTTAATGATATGACTAATATTGGTCATGTTTATATTATTGAAAATCGAGATGCTAAAGAAATTTCAACTTTAAACGATCAAGATGAATAA
- the xrtF gene encoding exosortase family protein XrtF: protein MKHLFIKYKSVIQFILTFLGVYIVLSLSYKFYLDYSNKSSSADYITSQVAKQSESLIGVTGYEAQVLPHPNEPSIKILVNDKYIGRVIEGCNSISIIVLFVSFIIAFKGKWKTTLLYLLVGSVLIYIVNLIRIVILSIGLYEYPEKEKLLHTVIFPLIIYGMVFLLWMFWVNRFKTLNPKNE from the coding sequence TTGAAACATCTTTTTATAAAATATAAGTCGGTAATACAATTTATACTTACGTTTTTAGGTGTATATATAGTACTATCTTTATCTTATAAATTTTACCTAGATTATTCCAATAAATCATCATCTGCAGATTATATAACAAGCCAAGTAGCCAAGCAAAGCGAATCTTTAATTGGGGTTACTGGTTATGAAGCACAAGTGTTGCCTCACCCAAACGAACCATCAATAAAAATTTTAGTGAACGATAAATATATTGGACGTGTGATAGAAGGATGCAACTCTATAAGTATTATTGTTTTGTTTGTATCTTTTATAATAGCTTTCAAAGGAAAATGGAAAACAACTCTATTATACTTATTGGTAGGAAGTGTTTTAATTTATATTGTGAATTTAATTAGAATAGTCATTTTATCCATAGGGTTATATGAATACCCAGAAAAAGAAAAACTACTACATACTGTTATTTTCCCGTTAATTATCTACGGAATGGTTTTTTTATTATGGATGTTTTGGGTAAACCGATTTAAAACATTAAACCCTAAAAATGAATAA
- a CDS encoding rod shape-determining protein MreD — MNNIVTLNILRFITLILVQALILNNINFLGYVNPYIYILFIILFPIKNNRLLFLFISFLLGLTLDLFLDSGGVHAAACVTIAYIRPVILKFSFGALYDHQTIKFSSTEFSKRITYITIITLAHHIILFSLEIFSTDKIILILKKSFFSGIFTIILCILITILFSKKSR; from the coding sequence ATGAATAATATTGTTACTCTAAATATCTTGCGATTTATCACTTTAATTTTAGTGCAAGCTCTTATTTTAAACAATATCAATTTCTTAGGGTACGTCAATCCTTATATCTATATTTTATTCATCATACTTTTTCCAATTAAAAATAATCGCTTACTTTTTCTTTTTATTAGTTTTTTACTAGGCTTAACACTCGATTTATTTTTGGATTCTGGAGGAGTCCATGCAGCCGCATGTGTTACGATAGCATATATACGTCCTGTAATTTTAAAATTTTCTTTTGGTGCATTATATGATCATCAAACTATAAAATTTAGTTCTACAGAGTTTTCCAAAAGGATTACATATATTACTATTATCACACTAGCACATCACATTATTTTATTCAGTTTAGAAATTTTTAGCACTGATAAGATAATTTTGATACTTAAAAAATCGTTCTTCTCAGGTATATTTACAATTATACTATGTATTTTAATAACTATTTTATTTTCTAAAAAAAGTAGATGA
- the purH gene encoding bifunctional phosphoribosylaminoimidazolecarboxamide formyltransferase/IMP cyclohydrolase PurH, producing MSDFKTIKSALISVFSKEGLEPIVKKLDEQGVTIYSTGGTQKFINDLGVNVVPAEDVTSYPSILGGRVKTLHPKIFGGILNRQDNPQDVSELAEFEIPQIDAVIVDLYPFEKTVASGASEQDIIEKIDIGGISLIRAAAKNFKDVICVSSVDDYAEFLDLISKDNGSISIEDRKRFATKSFNVSSHYDSAIFNYFNQNNNEAVLKISEPNGKVLRYGENPHQKGYFFGNFDGLFTKLHGKELSYNNLLDVDAAVNLMNEFKGDAPTFAILKHNNACGLAQRETLHQAYVDALAGDPVSAFGGILICNTEIDKITAEEIHNLFCEVVIAPSFSNDALEILKGKKNRILLILNDLDLPQTTVRTCLNGILVQDKDNITDSISQLTNATTSEPNQNELDDLIFASKICKHTKSNTIVLAKNKQLCASGTGQTSRVDALNQAIHKAQSFKFDLKGAVMASDAFFPFPDCVEIANNAGISAVIQPGGSIKDQLSIDYCNDNNIAMVMTGVRHFKH from the coding sequence ATGAGCGACTTTAAGACGATTAAATCTGCATTAATATCAGTTTTTAGCAAAGAAGGTTTAGAACCTATTGTAAAAAAATTAGACGAACAAGGAGTTACAATTTACTCAACTGGAGGCACACAAAAATTCATAAACGATTTAGGGGTTAATGTTGTTCCAGCAGAAGATGTTACTTCATATCCATCTATATTAGGAGGTCGTGTAAAAACATTACATCCAAAGATTTTTGGAGGTATTTTAAATCGTCAAGATAACCCTCAAGATGTTTCAGAATTAGCAGAATTTGAAATTCCCCAAATTGATGCTGTAATTGTTGATCTATATCCGTTTGAAAAAACAGTAGCTTCTGGAGCAAGTGAGCAAGATATTATTGAAAAGATTGATATAGGAGGTATTTCTCTTATTCGAGCTGCTGCAAAAAACTTTAAAGATGTTATCTGTGTATCTTCAGTTGATGATTATGCTGAGTTTTTAGATTTAATTTCTAAAGATAACGGAAGTATCTCTATTGAAGACAGAAAGCGTTTTGCTACAAAATCGTTTAATGTATCGTCACATTACGACAGTGCTATTTTTAATTATTTTAATCAAAATAATAATGAAGCTGTTTTAAAAATAAGTGAACCAAACGGTAAGGTATTACGTTATGGAGAAAACCCACATCAAAAAGGGTATTTTTTCGGAAATTTTGATGGTTTGTTTACAAAACTTCATGGTAAAGAACTAAGTTATAATAATCTTTTAGATGTAGATGCTGCTGTAAATTTAATGAACGAATTTAAAGGTGACGCTCCTACATTTGCTATTTTAAAACACAATAACGCTTGTGGGTTAGCCCAAAGAGAAACATTACACCAAGCTTATGTAGATGCCTTAGCTGGAGATCCAGTTTCTGCTTTTGGAGGTATTTTAATCTGTAATACTGAAATTGATAAAATTACTGCAGAAGAAATCCATAATTTATTTTGCGAAGTAGTAATTGCACCTTCATTTAGTAATGATGCCTTAGAAATTTTAAAAGGAAAGAAAAATCGAATTTTATTAATCTTAAACGATTTAGATTTACCTCAAACTACAGTAAGGACTTGTTTAAATGGTATTTTAGTTCAAGATAAAGATAATATTACAGATAGCATTTCGCAATTAACAAATGCGACTACGTCAGAACCTAATCAAAACGAATTAGACGATTTAATATTTGCTTCTAAAATATGTAAGCATACAAAATCTAACACTATAGTATTGGCAAAAAACAAGCAATTATGCGCTAGTGGCACGGGGCAGACAAGTCGTGTTGATGCTTTAAATCAAGCAATACATAAAGCACAATCTTTTAAATTTGATTTAAAAGGAGCTGTAATGGCAAGTGATGCATTCTTTCCGTTCCCTGATTGTGTAGAAATTGCTAACAATGCTGGAATTAGTGCTGTAATCCAACCAGGAGGCTCAATAAAAGATCAATTAAGTATCGATTATTGCAATGATAATAATATTGCTATGGTAATGACTGGGGTTAGACATTTTAAGCATTAA
- a CDS encoding rod shape-determining protein RodA, with protein MNLNRSKNLKFDWIIILLFLLLVSFGWLNILSASASGEITSYFDMSQPYGKQLVFILFSFVLILLVLSLEAKFYERFASIIYFTAILSLLGLFIFGKNVNGATSWYAIGGMTIQPSEFAKVATALAVAKYISDLQTNITTLKDQLKTLAIILLPAFLILLQNDAGSTLVYTALFFVFYREGISNIYLYIIFGIIALAVSTLKFSAIPTFIIAIILIFVHHFFIKRKKSSILRPIFISLICVGFTFGVQFFYNSVLKTHQKDRISLWLRLEKDPVRLEQMKKTFAYNLRESEKAISSGGFLGKGFLEGTRTTGKFVPEQHTDYIFSTVGEEWGFLGSSFVVLLFVLLLVRILFLAELQKSQFSRIYGYSLAAILFFHFMINIGMVMGLIPTVGIPLPFLSYGGSGLWGFTLLLFIFVKLDSNRINEW; from the coding sequence ATGAATTTGAATCGAAGTAAAAATTTAAAATTCGATTGGATTATAATCCTTCTATTTTTACTTTTAGTAAGTTTTGGATGGTTAAATATATTGTCTGCATCTGCTTCAGGGGAAATCACAAGTTATTTTGACATGAGTCAACCTTATGGCAAACAACTTGTATTTATACTTTTTTCTTTTGTATTAATTCTTTTAGTACTATCTCTTGAAGCAAAGTTTTATGAACGTTTTGCTAGCATTATCTATTTTACTGCAATATTGTCCCTTTTAGGGCTTTTTATTTTCGGAAAAAACGTAAATGGAGCAACATCCTGGTACGCAATTGGAGGAATGACAATTCAACCTAGCGAATTTGCAAAAGTTGCTACAGCACTAGCAGTTGCAAAATATATCAGTGATTTACAAACTAATATTACAACTCTTAAAGATCAGTTAAAAACACTTGCTATTATATTATTACCCGCATTTTTAATTCTACTTCAAAATGATGCTGGAAGTACGCTTGTTTATACTGCTTTATTTTTTGTGTTTTATAGAGAAGGCATTTCCAATATTTATTTATATATAATATTCGGGATAATTGCATTAGCAGTATCTACTTTAAAATTTTCTGCAATTCCTACATTTATAATTGCAATCATATTAATTTTTGTACATCACTTTTTTATTAAAAGAAAAAAGTCTAGCATATTACGTCCTATTTTTATTTCTCTAATTTGTGTAGGATTCACTTTTGGAGTCCAGTTTTTTTATAATTCTGTTTTAAAAACACATCAGAAAGATAGGATAAGCTTATGGTTACGTCTAGAAAAAGATCCTGTAAGATTAGAGCAAATGAAAAAAACTTTTGCTTATAATTTGCGTGAATCTGAAAAAGCAATAAGTTCTGGAGGTTTTTTGGGAAAAGGTTTTTTAGAAGGCACACGAACTACTGGGAAATTTGTACCCGAACAGCATACAGATTATATTTTTAGTACTGTAGGAGAGGAATGGGGGTTTTTAGGGAGTAGTTTTGTAGTACTCTTATTTGTACTGCTTTTAGTGCGAATTTTATTTTTAGCTGAACTTCAAAAATCTCAATTCAGTCGGATCTACGGTTATAGTCTCGCAGCTATCCTATTTTTTCACTTTATGATTAACATCGGGATGGTTATGGGTTTAATACCAACAGTGGGTATACCACTTCCGTTTTTAAGCTATGGTGGTTCTGGGCTTTGGGGCTTTACTTTACTATTATTTATATTTGTAAAACTTGATTCTAATCGAATTAACGAATGGTAA
- a CDS encoding rod shape-determining protein has translation MGFFDFLTEEIAIDLGTANTLIIHNDKVVVDSPSIVARDRITGKIIAVGKEANQMQGKTHENIKTIRPLKDGVIADFDASEQMINMFIKNIPALKKKLFSPALRMVVCIPSGITEVEMRAVKESCERVNGKEVYLIHEPMAAAIGIGVDIMQPKGNMIVDIGGGTTEIAVIALGGIVCDKSVKVAGDVFTNDIIYYMRTQHNLYVGDRTAEKIKIQIGAATEDLDLPPEEMSVQGRDLLTGKPKQVQISYREIAKALDKSILRVEDSVMETLSQTPPELAADIYNTGIYLAGGGSMLRGLDKRLSQKTDLPVYIAEDPLRAVVRGTGIVLKNLPKYKSVLIK, from the coding sequence ATGGGATTTTTTGATTTCTTAACAGAAGAAATTGCAATAGATTTAGGAACAGCAAATACGCTAATTATTCACAACGATAAAGTTGTAGTTGATAGCCCTTCAATAGTAGCAAGAGATAGGATTACTGGAAAAATAATAGCTGTTGGTAAAGAAGCCAACCAAATGCAAGGTAAAACTCATGAAAACATCAAAACCATTAGACCTCTTAAAGATGGTGTCATTGCAGATTTTGATGCTTCTGAGCAAATGATAAATATGTTTATCAAAAATATACCTGCATTAAAGAAAAAATTATTTTCTCCAGCACTTCGAATGGTAGTTTGTATTCCTTCTGGAATTACAGAAGTTGAAATGCGTGCTGTTAAAGAATCTTGTGAACGTGTAAACGGGAAGGAAGTATACCTTATTCATGAACCCATGGCTGCTGCTATTGGTATTGGTGTCGATATCATGCAACCTAAAGGTAATATGATTGTAGATATTGGTGGAGGAACAACAGAAATCGCTGTGATTGCTCTGGGAGGAATTGTATGCGATAAATCTGTAAAAGTAGCAGGTGATGTTTTTACAAACGACATTATTTATTATATGCGCACTCAACATAATTTATATGTTGGGGACAGAACAGCTGAAAAAATTAAAATTCAAATTGGTGCTGCAACTGAAGATCTAGACCTTCCGCCAGAAGAAATGAGTGTTCAAGGGCGTGACCTATTAACTGGAAAACCAAAGCAAGTACAGATATCATATCGAGAGATTGCTAAAGCATTAGATAAATCTATTTTAAGAGTTGAAGATTCAGTAATGGAAACTCTATCTCAAACTCCTCCAGAGCTTGCTGCAGACATATATAATACAGGGATCTATTTAGCTGGTGGTGGCTCTATGCTTAGAGGCTTAGATAAACGTTTGTCTCAAAAAACAGATTTACCTGTTTATATTGCAGAAGATCCTTTAAGGGCTGTAGTTAGAGGTACTGGAATTGTACTCAAAAACCTTCCTAAATACAAGAGTGTATTGATTAAATAA
- the mrdA gene encoding penicillin-binding protein 2 has translation MRKLLLLSSVVFVGIIFMIRLFYLQIYSAQEYNPHDDNAIRKVFNYPKRGYVYDRNGKLLVANQPSYDVMIIPREVEAMDTIEFCNLLKITKEDFKSIYKRRHTYSPRIPQVFLSHLSKEDYGVLAEKMRKYRGFYIQKRSLRDYQTSIGANVLGYIAEVNQSTINRDTYYKQGDLIGKGGIEISYEEVLRGEKGVKFIQKDRFNRDIGPFNNGNSDTIAKPGKDIKITIDSNLQAYGEELMQNKIGAIVAIEPSSGEILSLVSAPSYNPNLLVGRERSKNYTKLNNDSIHLPLVDKGLLRMHEPGSPFKTLIALAGLQEGVIDTHTTVRCTGAYHYGGNRPMGCHCGSGIHNLNSGIAQSCNSYFATVYRKTIDKYDDPTEATNIWSKHIKSFGLGNFLNNDLSVGKKGNIPDGAYYDKRYPDFRWRATTTISNSIGQGEVLVTPIQLANLTATIANRGHYYTPHIIKEIEGDTIPSKYKTPHKTTIDKRHFEPVVEGLFDVYNNKNGTANFLRVPGIDICGKTGTAENFTLIEGKKTQLTDHSIFVAFAPKEDPKIAIAVLVENGYYGARWAGRIASLMIEKYIKGEVTLKQMEQLVLNKSLEEEYLKPYSKLPFKINQ, from the coding sequence ATGAGAAAACTATTACTCTTATCAAGTGTCGTTTTTGTAGGCATAATTTTTATGATTAGGTTGTTTTATCTTCAGATATATTCAGCTCAAGAATATAATCCACATGACGATAACGCTATTCGTAAAGTATTTAATTACCCCAAACGAGGTTATGTTTACGACAGAAATGGAAAGCTTCTAGTTGCAAATCAACCATCTTATGATGTCATGATTATCCCTCGTGAAGTCGAAGCGATGGATACCATTGAGTTTTGTAACCTTTTAAAAATAACCAAAGAAGATTTTAAATCAATTTATAAACGAAGACATACTTATTCTCCTAGGATCCCTCAAGTATTTTTATCTCATCTATCAAAGGAAGATTATGGTGTTTTAGCTGAGAAAATGAGAAAATATCGTGGATTTTATATCCAAAAGCGCTCATTAAGAGATTATCAAACTTCTATTGGAGCTAATGTGCTAGGGTATATTGCTGAAGTAAATCAAAGCACTATTAATAGAGATACTTATTACAAACAAGGAGATTTAATAGGAAAAGGTGGTATTGAAATTTCATATGAAGAAGTATTAAGAGGTGAAAAAGGTGTAAAGTTTATTCAAAAAGATAGATTTAATAGAGATATAGGCCCTTTTAATAATGGTAATTCAGATACAATTGCTAAGCCTGGAAAAGACATTAAAATTACTATTGATTCGAATTTACAGGCTTACGGTGAAGAATTAATGCAAAATAAAATTGGTGCAATTGTGGCTATAGAGCCTAGCAGTGGTGAAATTTTAAGTTTAGTCTCTGCCCCTTCTTACAATCCAAATCTTTTGGTAGGAAGGGAGCGTTCTAAAAACTATACTAAGCTTAATAACGATTCTATTCACCTTCCATTGGTAGATAAGGGGTTATTAAGAATGCATGAACCTGGTTCTCCATTTAAAACCTTAATTGCTCTAGCTGGGCTTCAAGAAGGAGTAATTGACACTCATACTACTGTACGTTGTACTGGAGCCTATCATTACGGGGGTAATCGCCCTATGGGTTGTCATTGCGGATCTGGTATTCATAATTTAAATAGTGGTATTGCTCAATCGTGCAATTCATATTTTGCTACCGTATATAGAAAAACTATTGATAAATATGACGATCCTACTGAAGCTACAAACATATGGAGTAAACACATTAAAAGTTTCGGATTAGGAAATTTTTTAAATAATGACCTTTCTGTTGGTAAAAAAGGTAATATTCCTGATGGGGCTTATTACGATAAAAGATATCCAGATTTTCGATGGAGAGCAACAACAACTATCTCAAATTCTATTGGACAAGGTGAAGTTTTAGTAACTCCAATACAATTGGCTAACTTAACCGCAACGATTGCCAATAGAGGACACTATTATACTCCACATATTATAAAAGAGATAGAAGGAGATACAATTCCTTCAAAATACAAGACACCTCATAAAACTACAATTGATAAGCGTCATTTCGAACCTGTAGTAGAAGGTTTATTTGATGTATATAATAACAAAAATGGAACGGCTAATTTTTTACGTGTTCCAGGGATTGATATTTGTGGTAAAACCGGGACTGCAGAAAATTTCACCTTAATTGAAGGTAAAAAAACTCAACTTACTGATCATTCTATTTTTGTAGCATTTGCTCCAAAAGAAGATCCTAAAATTGCTATAGCTGTTTTAGTAGAGAATGGTTATTATGGTGCGCGTTGGGCTGGGCGAATTGCCAGTTTAATGATCGAAAAGTATATTAAAGGTGAAGTTACATTGAAGCAAATGGAACAATTAGTTCTTAACAAAAGTTTAGAAGAAGAATATCTAAAACCTTATAGTAAATTACCATTTAAGATTAATCAATAA
- a CDS encoding copper chaperone, with the protein MKTKIIMTLFLGLVSVSTIQAQKERDSFKIQVDGLGCPFCAYGLEKKFKEFKGIKNVAIDIETGDFTFTYPTEKKLTILQVEEQVKKAGYTPVTMKITRANGEIEVSESKIENTP; encoded by the coding sequence ATGAAAACAAAAATAATAATGACACTGTTTCTAGGATTGGTTTCAGTATCAACAATACAAGCTCAAAAAGAACGTGATAGTTTTAAAATTCAAGTGGATGGATTAGGATGTCCTTTTTGTGCTTATGGGTTAGAAAAGAAATTTAAAGAATTTAAAGGAATAAAAAACGTAGCTATAGATATTGAAACAGGTGATTTTACTTTCACTTACCCGACAGAAAAGAAATTAACTATTTTACAAGTTGAAGAACAAGTGAAAAAAGCAGGTTATACTCCAGTTACTATGAAAATTACTAGAGCCAATGGAGAAATAGAAGTTTCTGAAAGTAAAATAGAAAATACACCTTAA
- a CDS encoding GAF domain-containing protein, producing MSLDNLKSKVTEIVSNTNETVEKRLYAICELLEAHVDYYNWVGFYFRNGDKEELKLGPYVGAPTDHTIIPFGKGICGQVAVSNENFVVPDVAAQDNYLSCSISVKSEIVVPIFVNGENIGQIDIDSNVIDPFTEKDERFLEFICKQVAEKLDVLSL from the coding sequence ATGTCATTAGATAATCTAAAATCAAAAGTAACCGAAATAGTTTCAAATACAAATGAAACGGTTGAAAAACGCCTTTATGCAATATGCGAGCTTTTAGAAGCTCACGTAGATTATTATAATTGGGTAGGGTTTTATTTTAGAAATGGTGATAAAGAAGAATTAAAATTGGGCCCTTATGTTGGTGCTCCAACAGATCACACTATTATTCCTTTCGGAAAAGGTATCTGTGGACAAGTTGCTGTGAGTAATGAAAACTTTGTTGTTCCAGATGTTGCTGCTCAAGACAATTACTTATCGTGTAGTATTTCTGTAAAATCTGAAATTGTAGTTCCCATTTTTGTCAATGGTGAAAATATTGGTCAAATAGACATAGATTCTAATGTTATTGATCCATTTACAGAAAAAGACGAACGCTTTTTAGAGTTTATTTGTAAACAAGTTGCAGAAAAACTTGATGTTTTAAGTTTATAA